The following nucleotide sequence is from Alkalihalobacillus sp. LMS39.
GAAAAGGAGAAAAAAATGAAACGATGTTGCTTACAAGCATTTTTGATAGGGATCATTTTATTTTTGGTTGGATGTCATACAGCCAATTTTGAAACCCCAGATACAAACCAATCACTCGTTATCGTTTCTCACGTTAAAGAAGAAACAATGACATTTCTAGATCCGGAACAAGGTAAAGTTCAGCTAGCAGAAAATAGTCATTTTCCAATAACAGAAATGCATGATATTGGTAACGAGAGGATTGTTGCAACTAGCCAAAGTGAAAGCTCGCTTTTGCTTTATGATATCGGAAAAGGAAAAGTCACTCCATTTTTAAAAATGAATAAAGGTCTAACAGCACTTGAATATGATTTTCTAACTAACTCGTTGTATGTAACTGACATCTTAAACAATCAAGTTCATCTTATAGATATGAATAATGAGAAGCTTGTTCAAAGTATTGAGGTTGCAACTTTTCCAACTGATTTGGAGTTTGGTGACGAGAAGTTATTTGTCCTTAGTGCAGAAGAAAATTCTGTTACTGTTACGGATTTACAGCTACAGTCGGTGTTGAACACATTTCCCGTTTTAGAACGGCCTTCTGGAATGTATTATGATGGGAAAGTGATTTGGGTAGGGGGACATGGTTCTTTTGGACAGTTGAACAAAAAAATATATGGATATGACCCGAAAACAGGGGATGTTGTCGAGGAAATTGAGGTTGGTTTAATGCCGATTGACTTCTTTGGGTTCGGACACGATCCTTATTTTTATGTATTATGTCACGGGAATCACCATGCTTATAAAGTGAATAAAAAAACAAGAGAAGTGCATGCGTCACTTGAGGTTGGACTTAACCCTAACTTTATTACAGGAAATAAAGAAACATTGTTTGTGTCAAATCTTGACGGGGATACGATTTCAATTATCAATAAAGAAGCATTTGAACGGGTAGAGGATGTTCCAGTTTCAGCTGGACCATATGCTATCTTGCTGTTGGAGGAATAAAGAATGAACAAAACGAAACGCATTTTAGTTGTAGATGATGAAGTCGAATTACTAGAGTTAGTCACTTCTTTTTTAGAAAAGGAATATTACGTTGTCACAACCCAAAGTGGTGATGATGCGATTAAGATTGTAGAATCTCTGATCGTCGATGTTGTCGTGTTAGATGTCATGATGGAGATGATGGATGGGTTTGCCGTTTGTGAAAAAATAAGAGAGATTTCGCAAGTACCAATTGTGATGCTTACAGCAAGAAGCGGGGAAGAAGATAAAATAAGAGGGTTAAAGCTTGGTGCAGATGATTATATAGTAAAACCATTTAGTCCGAGGGAGTTATTAGCTCGAATTGAAGCTGTATTGCGACGAGCTCAAGGCATTCAAACGACAAAAAATATAGTGAGATTTCACGAGTTGGAAATCGATAAAAGTGGCAGAATCATTTATGTTCAAAGAGAACCGATTAATGTAACAAGAAAAGAGTATGATTTATTATTATTCTTACTTGAACACCATGGACAAGTGTTTTCAAGAGACCATTTACATGATCGAATATGGGGGATGGATGCTCATATGGGAACATTGCGGACTGTTGATACTCACATCAAAACATTACGGCTAAAACTTCAATCCGCGGAACGCTTTATAAAAACAGTGTGGGGTGTAGGTTATAAATTTGAGGTTGATTCATGAAGCATTGGTCAATCAAGAAAAAAGTCTGGATTGCACTTTCTGGCGTAATCGTGACCGTTGCATTAGGAGCTATTTTTCTTATTTACTTTTTATATGATGCGCTATATGTTGAGAAACAAAAAGAGCTGCTTTTGACAGAAGGAGAAAGCCTAGTTGAATCTTACGAGGAATATGGTGTGGACTCATTATTTTTTACTCGCTTACAATGGACAGAGCAAAACAAAGCGATTCATGTTCTTTTTTCTGATGATCCGATGCAACTTGGAAGTGGTGTACCATTTGAACCTTTTTCAGAAGAAAATATAATTACTTTTGATGAAAGACAATTGTTATTAGAAGGAGAGACCGTTGTCATGGTCCGTTCCCATCCTTTATTTCAACAAGACATTCTTGGTGTAGCGATTCCATTATTTCAAAATGAACAATTATCTGGAGCCATTTTACTTTCTATGCCTTTAGAAGATGTTTATGAACCGTTTGCGGAAATACAGGTTATGTTACTAGTTGTACTAGCTCTGATTTTAGTCATTATCTTTTTTCTAGGAAATAAAATCGTTAATGATGTCGTTAATCCTCTATTGAATATGAAAGAAATATCGACGTATATGTCCGATGGGGATTTCTCAAAACGAATGATTATGGAGCGAAGAGATGAATTAGGACAGTTGGCTCAGTCATTTAACACCTTATCGATGTCACTCGAAAAGGTGGAGGACAATCGTCGGGAGTTTCTCGCCAATGTCTCTCATGAATTGCGCACACCGTTAAGTTATATGAAAGGGTATGCTGAAGCAATGGAAGAAGGAATGATAGACTCGAAGAAAGGACTGGCAATTATTCAAAAAGAATCAAATCGGCTTGAGCGATTAGTTAATGATCTTCTCGATTTAGCTCAATTAGAAGGAGATTCATATCCATTACGGTGTGAGCCGATTGTATTATCTCAAGTTGTGAACGATGTGTTAGAATCGTTTGAGATCGTTGCTACTCAAAAAAATATTCAAATGGTCCAAAAGGTTGATGAGGAGACAATTGTTTATGGTGACAGTGATCGCTTAGAGCAAGCGATGCGAAATATATTGGATAATGCCATTCGCTATAGTCCCCCTCATACAGAAATTAAAATAGAATTGACGAGAAAAAACGGCTGGAGTGAACTTCTTATTGTTGACCATGGGATAGGAATTCCGAGCAATGACTTATTAGCCGTGAAGGAACGGTTTTACCGGGTGAATAAAGCAAGAACACGTAATGCAGGAGGCACAGGTTTAGGGTTAGCAATTGTAACAGAGATTATAAAAAAACACGAAGGCGAATTTGAGCTTTTCTCTGAAGTTGGTAAAGGGACAACGGCGAAAATTAAAATGAGAACAATTGAATCAGATAGAGAAAATATTGGATTTCAAGATTGAAGGAGTAATAGCCTTTAATCTTTTTTTTCTTTCTAAAGAGTTCACCATCATTTCACAATCTCTTTTTATACTTAGAAAAGTAATTTTCATTTACGTTAAGAAAAGGAGAAAATACGATGGAATTGTCGAAAATGCAACAGCCAGATAAAACTACGAAACAACAGAACAAAAAAGACATGTCTCTGTACCGAGCGGTTTGGAGATGGCATTTTTACGCTGGTATTATTTTTGCCCCATTTCTCATCATTTTAGCGATTAGTGGAGGGGTATACCTTTTTAAACCACAAATTGAAAATATGCTTTACCAAGATTTATTTTACGTAACAGAAGCAGAAACAACAGCATCTCCTTCTCATCAATTGCAAAATATGAAACGGGAATATCCTGAATCCATCATCCGGTCGATTCGGTATTATGAACAACCACGAACGACAGAGTTTTCTATCATAAATCATGGAGAAGCAATGTCTGTTTATGTAAATCCTTACACGGGAGAAATAACGGGAAGCCTCATGACAGAAAAAAAGTTCACCGAAATCTTTAAGAAGATTCATAGTGAACTTTTCATTGGGGGGACATGGGCGAACCGTGTCGTAGAGTTAGCAGCATGCTGGGCGATTATTCTTTTAGTGACCGGACTTTATATTTGGTGGCCAAGAGAAAAGAAATCAATATGGGGAACGATTTTACCGCGATTAAATAAAAGAGGGCGTACATTATGGCGTGACCTACACGTCGTTCCTGCATTTTGGCTTTCAGCTTTTATTTTAATCTTAATTCTTACTGGGCTCCCGTGGTCAGGGGTCATGGGCGAACAAATTAATAAGGTGGCAACTGCTACAAATACAGGTTATCCTCCTTTTGCCTTAAGCTTTCGAGAGAAACCTGAATCTGTTGTTAAAACAAAAGACGTAGCGGATGATGTGCCATGGGCAACAGAAAACTTAGCAGTGCCTGTATCTACTTCTGGCACATATGTTTCATTGTCATTGGAAGATGTGAATTATATTGCAAAAACACAAAACGTACAAAAACCTTATACGATTTCACTACCACAAGGAGAAACAGGAGTCTACACAATCGCAACATCCCACTCAAGACCTGGAGATAATGCGACATTGCATGTCGACCAATATAGTGGAGCTGTAATAACAGATGTGCGTTTTCAAGATTATGGCATTATGGCTAAAGCGATTACGTTGGGAATTGCGTTACATGAAGGAAGATTATTTGGCTTACCGAATCAAATTCTAGGCTTAATTACGTGTATAGGATTAGTAGGATTGATTGTTAGTTCATTTGTGATGTGGAGAAATCGCAAGCCAAGCGGGAAACTAGGCGCGCCTCCTAAACCGAAATCTAAAAAGCAATCAAGAGTCGTTCTTGTTATCATGATAGGATTTGGGCTACTCATGCCTTTAGTCGGAATTTCAATTATCGTTGTTCTTATTCTTGACCGCTTCCTATTTTCAAAAATAAATCGGTTAAGAGAATGGTATGAATAAGTGAAAAGAAAAGGAGAGAAAAACATGAGACAGAAGCAAATCATAGCTGCAATACTAGGGATGTTGTTACTAGCCGGATGTGCGATGAATGAGGGGGAGCCAAAAGCACATGATGTACTAGAAGTCGTTAATGTCGATATTCTTACTCATGAAGAAATCGCAGTAAATGAAGAAGCTATCCTACAAGTAAGAGTCACCCAAGGCGAAGAATATGTGGAGGATGCACAAGAAGTAGAATTTGAAATTTGGAAACACCAGCACCGTGACGAAGGAGAAATGATAACAGGGATTCATCAAGGAGAGGGAATATATCAAATATCCCATCTCTTTGCACATGACGGAATTTACTTTGTTCAAACTCATGTCACCGCCCGGGGTATGCATGTGATGCCTACTAAACAACTTCTTATTGGTGAAGTATACGAAGAAGAATTAGCATCATTGGAAGAAGATAATGGCGAAATAGAATCAAGTAGTAACGGACACCATTAAAAGGAGTAGATAACACCAAAAGAATTGTAATATAAACCGTAACGGACATACGTTCCGCTACTTATACAAAAAACTATGTTTTTCCAATGCTAACGGACGTCTATTCCGCTACTGGCCAAATTCTAGCTTTAGAACTAGCTGAAAAGGCGAAATAGCGGAATAGATGTCCGAAAAAATTGAAATCGGGGTGTTTTTTGCGGGAATAACGGAACAGATGTCCGAACGGATTTTAATGTCTGTCGATAAAAATCAAATCTTCATTCGGGGTGATGTATTCTTTTTCTCCTAGTGAAAAGCTATTTTGTTGACGATTGATTTCAACATAATGAACAACGTTATTTTCATGCAGAAACACTAATAAATAAATATCTTCTCTCATTTCAATATTACTAGGATCTTTAAAATCAACCCCTAATGTTTTAATTATGACATCATTTGATGTATAAGGTTCAAACAAAAAAGCCTTGTCCCATTCAAAATCAGTAAGTGATTGAACCTGGATTTCCTCATTATTTTGATCTTCCACAATGGAATAAATCGAATTTTCCAAAGCTTTATTCTGTTGGCTACACCCTGTAATTACCAACAAGATTAAAAACATGAACAAATAAAATTTCTTCAAGTAAGTCTCCCCCACTACCCTTATAAAAGGAATATTTTCACAAATACTTTAACACTAATTTCCAAATAAAAAAAGATAAATCAAGCACATTCACTCAATTTATCTTATAAGGTTTTAGTTTTTTTATTTTTCAGCGATACTCTTTGCTGCTCGTCTTCTTGGTAAAGATTCCTTTCTCTTTCCTTTCGTATATTAGTTTAGTAAAATGAGTATAAAACATCATTATTTATTAATGTATTAATAAAAATATTAACTAATGAAACGAAAAAAGGAAAACACTGTAAGAGTGTCAACAAGTTTGAACATACCCAAGAGCGAAGGAGTCTTTATGTCAACATCACAAGTAAAAAAACTATCGCTTATTGCCGTGACATGGCCGATTTTTATTGAATCGCTGTTGCATATGTCGTTAAGAACGGCAGATACGTTTATGTTAAGTCAAGTTTCAGATGAAGCGGTGGCCTCCGTCGGTGTCGCAAACCAAGTCATTATGTTCATGTTTTTTTTATTCCAATTTGTAGCTACAGGTACATCTGTTATTGTGGCTCAATATTTAGGGGCGAAGAAATATGATGAGATTAATAAATATGTTGGAAACGGCATTTTACTTAATTTCTTTTTTGGTTTATTTGTTGCGACGATATTAATTGTATTTAGCAAACAGTTTTTAAGTATATTTCAATTAGAACCACACCTTTTAGCAGAGGCACGAATCTTTCTCATTATTGTTGGGGGAGCTTTAGTTTTTCAAGCAATGAGCATTACAATGTCTGTTATTATCCAGACGTACGGGTTTACGAAGGAAACGATGTTTGTTAGTGGTGGGATGAACATTATTAACATTATCGGTAATTACCTTTTTATCTATGGTGCACTTGGATTCCCACAATGGGGAGTGACAGGTGTAGCGATTTCCACAGCAGTTAGTCAAGGGATCGCGTTTATTACGTTTGCATTAGTGCTTTACTACCGAGTGAAATTAAAAATTACTTGGAATGACATGATTGAAATTCAAAAAGAACGTTTGAAAAAAGTACTAGGCATTGGCATCCCATCATCGATGACAATTATCTCGTATTCTTTAAGTCAAATTGTTACAACTTCATTTATTACTTTATTAGGAACGCAAATGTTAGCGACTAGAATCTATACGTTAAACCTACTCTTCTTTATTATGATCCTAGGTATCTCGCTAGGAAGAGGTTCACAAATTATTACCGGGCATTTAATTGGGGCCGGCAAGATGGACGAAGCGTTCAAAGTCGGCAGGCGCAATGTTCGTTTGAGTATCGTCTTAGCGTTACTGATGACTCTAGTCATTGTCTTGATAAGAGAGCCATTGCTCGGTATCTTCACAGATGATCCAGCCATTATTCAAATGGGGGCCATCCTTTTAATCTTAGGGTTTCTATTAGAACCTGGAAGATGTTTAAATCTCGTATACGGAGCAACATTGCAGGCCGCTGGTGATGCCCGCTTTATGATGATGGTTTCTGTTCTCGTCATTTGGCTCTTTAGTGTTCCATTATATTATTTATTAGGGATTCATTTTGGCTGGGGTCTAATAGGAATATGGGCCGCTTTTATTGCAGATGAATGGGTTCGTGGTATTTTGTTATGGGCTAGATGGAGAGGAAGGAAATGGGAGGAGAAAGCTCTCGTGAAGCAGAAAAAGCCGAATGAAGAAGCGACGGCGTAACTACGCAAAACCCCTTTGTTCATATGAACAAAGGGGTTATTACTATCTAGTAGAGAGTCTTTGGAATTGTAGCTACGTAACGTTAATAAGATGTAAGCTTCACAGGGAAATGCAACAAAAAATCTGCCACTCTTCGTTCTAAAGGAGAGTGTATTTTTGAATACAATTCAAACCCATAAGTCCCTACCTGTTCATATTCTGATTCATGAATCCATTTATATAATTCATCATAAGCTTCACCAGCTTTATCGATGTCTCCTTGATATTCTAAAACAGCATAAGTTGCTTTAGGGAGATCATATGAAATCATACCGGCTGGTGGTTCAACATCAGTACTAGTTTCTACACCAGCGATCCATATAAATGGGTCTGTGTCAGGGTTGTAGTTGGGAGGGTCAATGAAAATGCCATAAGTGATAGGAAGGCCAATTGCACCATGAACCTCATTTACTCTTTTATTAAAGGATTGTTGGAGTTGTGGAATAATCTGTTGTTCTCTCGTATCTTGTAATAAAGTTTCTAGCTGCATTCCTATGATATGCGAAGCTTCTCTTTCAATGATTTTAATCGTCATTACTTTCATCTCCTATTCACACTTTTTATTGGGTTGCTAGAAATGTAATATAAATAAGTGGTCAAGTTGGATAAATTATTTAATGTATTGTAGGTTGTTACCATATTTTTCATATGCGAATTTTTCGATTCATAAGCATTATAACAGAATGTAAATAAAACCAAATCTAACATTCTACCTAGAAGATTTTAAAGAATATGCTATAATTTCTATTGGATAAAAAAACAGTTAAGGTCGGATTTTAGTGGATGGACATATGAAAATTCAAAATAGAACGCCATTTCGTTTTCCAGTCACTTTAACGAATAAGGCGAAAGACAAGATGCGGGAGCTCCGTCTTGATGAGCGCTCGCTTTTTTCGTTGCAAAAATCATTTTATATATATATCGAGAAATATCCTCAAGAAGCAGAGCGTCTGCCTTCGATTGCTTTATACTTAGATGGCGAGAAGAATAAGAAATTTGCTGAGGTGTACAAAGACATTGTCGTTGTTTTGCACTGTTTAGTGGAAAAAGACAAGTTCCTAGTCGTAAATGTAACGACTAGGTCAGCTCAAACACCCGTGGCGACAAATTGGCGTCGGGCGGCAAATCTCACATTTCAATTACATGATAATAGCGGTGAGCGGATTTCTTATGATTTGCTAGACTTAATTCATACCATGCCAGTAGCCCAGGAAAGTTCAATGTATGTGAAAAAGCGCATCACCAGCTGGGAAGGCTATTTGAGAATTCAAGAGCGGTCTGCAGATATTCCAGACATGACGACCCGCTATTCAAAGCTTGTTTTTAATGGGAATTTTAGTCGCGTGAAGATAACAGGGATAGAGCTAGGAACAAAAGAGTGGAAATCTCTTAAAGATTTAAGTGTGAAGCTGAAAGGGATCGACCAAGATATCGGAAAAGTAATTAAGGCGAATCGATCTGAGAAGACAGTTGAAGTGGAATTACACGGATATATGGAAGAGCGGGCCCGAAAACAACAGCTACATGTTCATCCAAAAGAAGTCGTCTTTAGTAATTTTGCGACACTAAGTCAAGTGAAGCGACTACGCCAAGGCTTTAAGCATTTAGAAAGCGGGCGAGCAGTGAATCCGAATCTTGAGCGCCTGTTGTTTGAAAACAAGCCACCAGTTGAACCGATAAAGAAACAGGTACAAGTTAAATTCCATAATCGCCTGAACGAATTTCAACAAAAAGCAGTGATAGGCGCGATGTCGGCAAAAGACTTATACGTCATTCAAGGCCCACCTGGAACAGGAAAAACAACGGTGATTTCCGAAATATGCTTGCAAAATGCGAGAGCAGGACTTAAGACATTAGTAGCATCACAATCGAATTTAGCTGTCGATAATGCGCTTGGTCGATTACTTGCCAATAAAGACATTCGCATTCTTCGTGTTGGACGGACTGAAAGTATTGAAGAAGAAGGGCAGAAGTTTATTGAAGAAAACGTTGGCCAGTATTGGAAAGACCATACGCTCCATGAAGTTTCCTCTCAATATCAAGTACGTGAAAAACGAGAATCCGTTATTGAAACAGAACTTGTTAACATAACGGAAGAACAAAGCAAGCTTGAAATCGAAAGAGAAAAAGTTGAAGCAGAGATAAAAGCAAAACAGGATGCAAAAGCCAAATGGAGCGAAATCCAAGCTGTAATCGATGAACTGAAACAACAAGTTCATGTTATAAAAAAGGAAGAAGAATCCTCGAAGAAACAACTAATAGAGCATAGACAACAATTACAGCGATTAAATGTTGAGATTGAAGAAGACACTGCTTTTCTTAAAAATCAGCCAGACGAAGAGGCACTAGAACAAAAAGTGGATACAAACATGCAATTGCTAGAACAATTGCGACAGAGTATGGCTTGTAATCAACTTGAATTTGAACTAGAAGAAAAAAACAAAGAAATCAAAACAACAACAGCTGAGTGTGAAAACTGGTTAAGAGAGCTTGATACTATCAATGCTTTAACGGCGAAAGTTAAGGACATAAAGCAAGTCGATGGATTGAAATGGATGCTGCTTGAACAAGGGTTCACCCAATCGGAAAAGATAGAAGAGTTACTCGAAAAAATAGAGGACATTCGCTACAACATGCAACAACTTGAAAAATTACGCTCGTATTATGAAAAGCTAAACCGAGCCATTGCATATATGGAAGAACGAGCGAAACAAAAGGGAGTCGCTTTAAAAGAACTTCACCGACAGGCGACGATGAAACAAGCGCAATATACAGCGACTGATATTGATGACTTTTTAGAGCGTTTGCGCGATAAAATTAGAAATCAAGAAAATCTGTACAGAACCGATCTAGAAGGGCTTTATAGCAGAAGTGATTTTATTAAACAAAAAGCTAAACGATTTCAGCGAAAAGAAACTTATGTACACCAAGCACAACAAGCTTTTCGCTTGCTAAAGCAAGAAATTATAGAAGAGTTTGAGCGAAAACAGCTTGAAGCAAAACCGATAATTGAAAAGTCAAAACAAATGATAGAGACAGTGAAAAGCGAGAGAATGGCACTTCAAGAGAAACTAAAGCAAAGGAAGGCTTCAATAGAAGTAATACCAAATGCGAATGAACTTCTCCCACAAAAAGAAGCACAAGCGCTTGAACTAAAAGAACAATTACAACAAATTATCACTGTTCGAAACCGTTTGAAAGAAAATGAAACAAAGCGCACAAGCGATGCTGCGATTATTCTTGAAGAGAAACAAACACTTACACAAATCGAGACTCGATTACGTGAGCAAGCTATCTTAATCGCTGAAAAAGAACAAGAGCAGGAAACATTCAATGCATTGCTATCAACAGAACCAGAACAAAAACATGAACATGTGTTAACACAAGTGGCGAGCTTGTCTTTGAAACAAACATCATTAGAAGAGGAAAAACGCAGACTCCCACTTTTTCAGTCTGTTCAAGGAAAATGGTTAGCCTTGTTAAAAGAAGCAAATGAACATGACTTGGATGAAATCCGTAAGCTTTATGTGAAGCATGCGAATGTCATTGGAACCACTTGTGTGGCTTCAGCAAGGAAAGATTTTATTGACACATATCCAGCATTTGATGTTGTTATCATTGATGAAGTATCGAAAGCAACTCCACCAGAGCTACTATTGCCGATGCTAAAAGGGAAAAAAATCATCCTAGTCGGTGATCATCATCAGCTACCTCCTTTACTTGGAGATGATACGCTTGAAGAAACTCTTCAAGAAATGGCAGATGGAAATGGCGACTTTGAAGGAAAAGAAGAATTAAACAAGCTCCTTAAAGAATCGTTATTCGAACGGTTATTTAAAAACTTGCCGAAAAGCCATAAAACGATGCTTGCGATTCAGTATCGCATGCACGAAAATATTATGGAAACGATCGCACCATTTTATGAGCAAGAAAACGAGCGACTTCAATGTGGCTTAACTGATTCTAATTTTGATCGTGACCATAAGCTAGAATCAATTCACATCAAGCGTGACAATCACTTAATTTGGATGGACATGCCGAATGAATCTGCTTTTTTCGAAGAACGAATGAAAGGTGGAAAAAGCTTATATAATCCGGCGGAATTAAGCAAAATCGCCGACATGTTAAAAGAAATTGATGAAGCTGTCTTTGAAGCGAAACAGGCTGGAAGAATGAAGGAAGATGAACAAAAAAGCGTCGGTGTTATTAGCTTTTATGGAGAACAAGTAAAACGAATTGACCGCCTCCTCCAGCAAGAGCTCCGCTTACAACATGTCACACTCCGAACAGGAACCGTTGACCGCTTTCAAGGGATGGAGATGGATGTCATTATCGTAAGTATGGTCCGAAATCACGAGAACAAACATGATGATATCGGCTTTGCTAAAGACTATCGCCGTTTGAATGTCGCGTTATCAAGAGCAAGAGAATTACTTGTCCTCATTG
It contains:
- a CDS encoding response regulator transcription factor gives rise to the protein MNKTKRILVVDDEVELLELVTSFLEKEYYVVTTQSGDDAIKIVESLIVDVVVLDVMMEMMDGFAVCEKIREISQVPIVMLTARSGEEDKIRGLKLGADDYIVKPFSPRELLARIEAVLRRAQGIQTTKNIVRFHELEIDKSGRIIYVQREPINVTRKEYDLLLFLLEHHGQVFSRDHLHDRIWGMDAHMGTLRTVDTHIKTLRLKLQSAERFIKTVWGVGYKFEVDS
- a CDS encoding sensor histidine kinase — protein: MKHWSIKKKVWIALSGVIVTVALGAIFLIYFLYDALYVEKQKELLLTEGESLVESYEEYGVDSLFFTRLQWTEQNKAIHVLFSDDPMQLGSGVPFEPFSEENIITFDERQLLLEGETVVMVRSHPLFQQDILGVAIPLFQNEQLSGAILLSMPLEDVYEPFAEIQVMLLVVLALILVIIFFLGNKIVNDVVNPLLNMKEISTYMSDGDFSKRMIMERRDELGQLAQSFNTLSMSLEKVEDNRREFLANVSHELRTPLSYMKGYAEAMEEGMIDSKKGLAIIQKESNRLERLVNDLLDLAQLEGDSYPLRCEPIVLSQVVNDVLESFEIVATQKNIQMVQKVDEETIVYGDSDRLEQAMRNILDNAIRYSPPHTEIKIELTRKNGWSELLIVDHGIGIPSNDLLAVKERFYRVNKARTRNAGGTGLGLAIVTEIIKKHEGEFELFSEVGKGTTAKIKMRTIESDRENIGFQD
- a CDS encoding AAA domain-containing protein, producing MKIQNRTPFRFPVTLTNKAKDKMRELRLDERSLFSLQKSFYIYIEKYPQEAERLPSIALYLDGEKNKKFAEVYKDIVVVLHCLVEKDKFLVVNVTTRSAQTPVATNWRRAANLTFQLHDNSGERISYDLLDLIHTMPVAQESSMYVKKRITSWEGYLRIQERSADIPDMTTRYSKLVFNGNFSRVKITGIELGTKEWKSLKDLSVKLKGIDQDIGKVIKANRSEKTVEVELHGYMEERARKQQLHVHPKEVVFSNFATLSQVKRLRQGFKHLESGRAVNPNLERLLFENKPPVEPIKKQVQVKFHNRLNEFQQKAVIGAMSAKDLYVIQGPPGTGKTTVISEICLQNARAGLKTLVASQSNLAVDNALGRLLANKDIRILRVGRTESIEEEGQKFIEENVGQYWKDHTLHEVSSQYQVREKRESVIETELVNITEEQSKLEIEREKVEAEIKAKQDAKAKWSEIQAVIDELKQQVHVIKKEEESSKKQLIEHRQQLQRLNVEIEEDTAFLKNQPDEEALEQKVDTNMQLLEQLRQSMACNQLEFELEEKNKEIKTTTAECENWLRELDTINALTAKVKDIKQVDGLKWMLLEQGFTQSEKIEELLEKIEDIRYNMQQLEKLRSYYEKLNRAIAYMEERAKQKGVALKELHRQATMKQAQYTATDIDDFLERLRDKIRNQENLYRTDLEGLYSRSDFIKQKAKRFQRKETYVHQAQQAFRLLKQEIIEEFERKQLEAKPIIEKSKQMIETVKSERMALQEKLKQRKASIEVIPNANELLPQKEAQALELKEQLQQIITVRNRLKENETKRTSDAAIILEEKQTLTQIETRLREQAILIAEKEQEQETFNALLSTEPEQKHEHVLTQVASLSLKQTSLEEEKRRLPLFQSVQGKWLALLKEANEHDLDEIRKLYVKHANVIGTTCVASARKDFIDTYPAFDVVIIDEVSKATPPELLLPMLKGKKIILVGDHHQLPPLLGDDTLEETLQEMADGNGDFEGKEELNKLLKESLFERLFKNLPKSHKTMLAIQYRMHENIMETIAPFYEQENERLQCGLTDSNFDRDHKLESIHIKRDNHLIWMDMPNESAFFEERMKGGKSLYNPAELSKIADMLKEIDEAVFEAKQAGRMKEDEQKSVGVISFYGEQVKRIDRLLQQELRLQHVTLRTGTVDRFQGMEMDVIIVSMVRNHENKHDDIGFAKDYRRLNVALSRARELLVLIGSTTMFTERPKQATTRNMYKHVFDVAKQQNGLRLLEEVK
- a CDS encoding GyrI-like domain-containing protein → MTIKIIEREASHIIGMQLETLLQDTREQQIIPQLQQSFNKRVNEVHGAIGLPITYGIFIDPPNYNPDTDPFIWIAGVETSTDVEPPAGMISYDLPKATYAVLEYQGDIDKAGEAYDELYKWIHESEYEQVGTYGFELYSKIHSPLERRVADFLLHFPVKLTSY
- a CDS encoding PepSY domain-containing protein — encoded protein: MELSKMQQPDKTTKQQNKKDMSLYRAVWRWHFYAGIIFAPFLIILAISGGVYLFKPQIENMLYQDLFYVTEAETTASPSHQLQNMKREYPESIIRSIRYYEQPRTTEFSIINHGEAMSVYVNPYTGEITGSLMTEKKFTEIFKKIHSELFIGGTWANRVVELAACWAIILLVTGLYIWWPREKKSIWGTILPRLNKRGRTLWRDLHVVPAFWLSAFILILILTGLPWSGVMGEQINKVATATNTGYPPFALSFREKPESVVKTKDVADDVPWATENLAVPVSTSGTYVSLSLEDVNYIAKTQNVQKPYTISLPQGETGVYTIATSHSRPGDNATLHVDQYSGAVITDVRFQDYGIMAKAITLGIALHEGRLFGLPNQILGLITCIGLVGLIVSSFVMWRNRKPSGKLGAPPKPKSKKQSRVVLVIMIGFGLLMPLVGISIIVVLILDRFLFSKINRLREWYE
- a CDS encoding MATE family efflux transporter, with the translated sequence MSTSQVKKLSLIAVTWPIFIESLLHMSLRTADTFMLSQVSDEAVASVGVANQVIMFMFFLFQFVATGTSVIVAQYLGAKKYDEINKYVGNGILLNFFFGLFVATILIVFSKQFLSIFQLEPHLLAEARIFLIIVGGALVFQAMSITMSVIIQTYGFTKETMFVSGGMNIINIIGNYLFIYGALGFPQWGVTGVAISTAVSQGIAFITFALVLYYRVKLKITWNDMIEIQKERLKKVLGIGIPSSMTIISYSLSQIVTTSFITLLGTQMLATRIYTLNLLFFIMILGISLGRGSQIITGHLIGAGKMDEAFKVGRRNVRLSIVLALLMTLVIVLIREPLLGIFTDDPAIIQMGAILLILGFLLEPGRCLNLVYGATLQAAGDARFMMMVSVLVIWLFSVPLYYLLGIHFGWGLIGIWAAFIADEWVRGILLWARWRGRKWEEKALVKQKKPNEEATA
- a CDS encoding FixH family protein; protein product: MRQKQIIAAILGMLLLAGCAMNEGEPKAHDVLEVVNVDILTHEEIAVNEEAILQVRVTQGEEYVEDAQEVEFEIWKHQHRDEGEMITGIHQGEGIYQISHLFAHDGIYFVQTHVTARGMHVMPTKQLLIGEVYEEELASLEEDNGEIESSSNGHH